A single window of Shewanella sp. Choline-02u-19 DNA harbors:
- the ettA gene encoding energy-dependent translational throttle protein EttA, which produces MAQFVYSMLRVGKIVPPKKQILKDISLSFFPGAKIGVLGLNGSGKSTLLRIMAGLDTEIEGEARPMQDLKIGYLPQEPKLDLNQTVREAVEEAVSDAKNALVRLDEVYALYAEPDADFDALAKEQGQLEAIIQSQDAHNLDVVLERAANALRLPDWDEKIAVLSGGERRRVAICRLLLEKPDMLLLDEPTNHLDAESVAWLERFLQDYVGTVVAITHDRYFLDNAAGWILELDRGEGIPWEGNYSSWLEQKDARLQQESATQSARQKTIAKELEWVRQGAKGRQSKGKARMARFEELNTNDYQKRNETNELFIPPGPRLGDKVIEINHLTKSYGDRVLIDDLSFAVPKGAIVGIIGANGAGKSTLFKMISGEEQPDSGSVEVGESVQIASVDQFRDSMNDKNTVWQEISGGQDIMRINNTEISSRAYVGRFNFRGGDQQKIIGTLSGGERNRVHLAKLLQAGGNVLLLDEPTNDLDIETLRALEEALLEFPGCAMVISHDRWFLDRIATHILDYRDEGKVNFYEGNYTEYSTWLKEEMGTDVVEPHRLKYKRMSK; this is translated from the coding sequence ATGGCTCAGTTTGTATACAGCATGCTTAGAGTGGGCAAGATTGTTCCGCCTAAAAAGCAAATTCTAAAAGATATCTCCTTAAGCTTTTTCCCTGGTGCCAAAATTGGTGTGTTAGGGCTCAATGGTTCAGGTAAATCAACTCTGCTACGCATCATGGCCGGTCTCGATACCGAAATTGAGGGCGAAGCAAGACCGATGCAAGACCTAAAGATTGGTTACTTACCGCAAGAACCAAAACTTGATCTAAATCAGACGGTTCGTGAAGCTGTTGAAGAAGCGGTTTCCGATGCCAAAAATGCCCTCGTAAGACTCGATGAGGTTTACGCGCTTTATGCAGAGCCAGATGCTGACTTTGATGCACTCGCTAAAGAGCAAGGCCAACTCGAAGCCATCATCCAATCACAAGATGCTCATAATCTTGATGTCGTTTTAGAGCGCGCTGCTAATGCACTGCGCTTGCCTGATTGGGATGAAAAAATTGCAGTGCTATCGGGTGGTGAAAGACGCCGAGTGGCTATTTGCCGTCTGCTGCTTGAAAAACCAGACATGCTACTGCTTGATGAACCCACCAACCACTTAGATGCTGAATCAGTCGCTTGGTTAGAGCGTTTTCTGCAAGACTATGTGGGGACTGTCGTGGCAATTACCCACGATAGATATTTCCTCGACAATGCGGCGGGTTGGATTTTAGAGCTCGACCGTGGTGAAGGGATCCCATGGGAAGGTAACTACTCTTCATGGTTAGAGCAAAAGGATGCTCGTTTACAGCAAGAATCTGCAACTCAAAGCGCTCGTCAAAAGACCATCGCTAAAGAATTGGAGTGGGTGCGCCAAGGTGCTAAAGGACGTCAATCAAAAGGCAAAGCACGTATGGCTCGCTTTGAAGAGCTTAATACCAATGACTATCAAAAGCGTAACGAGACCAACGAGCTGTTTATTCCACCAGGACCACGCTTAGGTGACAAGGTGATTGAAATTAATCACCTGACAAAATCCTACGGCGACCGGGTGTTAATTGATGACTTGAGCTTTGCCGTCCCTAAAGGGGCGATTGTCGGTATTATCGGTGCCAACGGTGCAGGTAAATCAACACTGTTCAAAATGATCTCTGGCGAAGAACAGCCAGACAGCGGCAGCGTTGAAGTCGGTGAGTCGGTACAAATTGCTTCAGTAGATCAGTTCCGTGATTCGATGAATGACAAGAACACCGTCTGGCAGGAGATCTCTGGCGGCCAAGATATTATGCGAATTAACAACACTGAAATATCAAGCAGAGCCTATGTTGGCCGCTTTAATTTCCGTGGTGGCGATCAGCAAAAGATCATTGGCACCTTATCGGGTGGTGAACGTAACCGTGTGCATTTAGCCAAACTGTTACAAGCCGGTGGCAACGTGCTACTGCTCGATGAACCTACCAACGACCTCGATATTGAAACACTACGAGCACTTGAAGAAGCGCTACTCGAGTTTCCTGGTTGCGCCATGGTGATTTCGCATGACCGTTGGTTCCTTGACCGTATCGCGACGCATATTCTCGATTATCGTGATGAAGGTAAAGTGAACTTCTATGAAGGTAACTACACCGAGTATTCAACCTGGTTAAAAGAAGAAATGGGCACTGACGTTGTTGAGCCTCATCGCTTAAAATACAAACGAATGAGTAAGTAA
- a CDS encoding efflux RND transporter periplasmic adaptor subunit — MKTSYFLIPILLILAGTLTYSRLSEAKKPVSKERAVRTVPVITGTVEQHDLAQSLSLVGKLDAEQSVFIAPQIAGKIRAINISSDQEINEGQLLIQLDDAKAQAALAETASYLADEKRKLKEFSKLISRNAITQTEIDAQKANVDMATARLAAAQADLDYHYLIAPFSGTAGLVDFSQGKMVTAGTELITLDDLSSMRLDLQVPEHYLALLSPGMTVVATSRAWPDTHFTGEVIAIDSRVNQDTLNLRVRVQFTNPNHHLKPGMMMSATLVFPTVSEPVIPVQALEYSGTNRFVYVIGEDNIAKRTKVTLGARIDNEVLITNGLTIGDKVVVQGLVNMRDGLRVEDLTTPSVIAKEAEQLTEQARGSI; from the coding sequence ATGAAAACCTCATATTTTCTCATTCCTATCTTGCTGATACTGGCCGGTACGCTGACGTATAGCCGTTTATCTGAGGCTAAAAAACCAGTTTCAAAAGAGCGAGCTGTTCGTACTGTCCCCGTGATAACCGGGACTGTTGAGCAACATGATTTAGCACAATCCCTATCACTCGTTGGTAAACTTGATGCTGAACAGTCAGTGTTTATTGCACCACAAATCGCGGGGAAAATACGTGCGATTAATATCAGCTCAGACCAAGAGATAAACGAAGGCCAACTACTCATTCAACTTGATGATGCAAAAGCGCAAGCAGCACTAGCAGAAACCGCTTCATACCTCGCGGATGAAAAGCGCAAACTCAAAGAGTTTTCAAAACTGATTAGCCGCAATGCCATTACCCAGACTGAAATTGATGCACAAAAAGCCAATGTTGATATGGCAACAGCCAGACTCGCAGCTGCCCAAGCAGACTTGGATTATCATTATTTAATCGCCCCCTTCTCGGGAACTGCAGGTTTAGTCGACTTTAGCCAAGGAAAGATGGTGACGGCCGGAACGGAGCTCATCACCCTCGACGACCTGTCGAGTATGCGCTTAGATCTTCAAGTCCCAGAGCATTACTTAGCCTTGCTAAGTCCCGGAATGACAGTGGTCGCTACTAGCCGTGCTTGGCCAGATACCCACTTTACCGGTGAAGTCATTGCAATCGATTCTCGCGTCAACCAAGACACCTTAAATTTGCGCGTTAGGGTCCAATTCACCAATCCTAATCATCACCTAAAGCCTGGCATGATGATGTCTGCCACCCTGGTTTTTCCGACAGTCTCTGAGCCGGTTATTCCCGTGCAAGCATTGGAGTATTCCGGTACCAATCGATTTGTTTATGTCATTGGAGAAGACAATATCGCTAAGCGCACTAAAGTGACCTTGGGTGCCCGCATCGATAATGAAGTATTGATCACTAATGGCTTAACCATTGGCGATAAGGTCGTCGTACAAGGGCTGGTCAATATGCGCGATGGTTTACGTGTCGAAGATTTAACAACTCCCTCAGTGATCGCCAAAGAAGCTGAACAGCTTACAGAACAAGCTCGAGGTAGCATTTAA
- a CDS encoding acyltransferase family protein, translated as MDEKITQPQDNTPPQTVSAPKDIKPKKFLNSINHFRGIAIIFIVMAHCYRPAGWQIETFADKAWFNLMMNGTVFFVFISGFLFHHVFYNRWDYKKYMKSKTKFVFLPYLLLSLPWIVWHLTVGTEPALHVLYADITAPAEAASWYVITGRTLTAYWYIPMGMMLFALSPWVMYLIKKQHVMYWAVALLAIAVMVHRPISNLNAIQSLVYFLPVYLLGVWGSAHRDKLFPFIDKYWIPMFISAIALALIQAQFFGAGVLNKAPFEMTVPDLMLPQKLLLTLVILAILNKFEHISIAPLQKLAEVSFAIYFIHPWLTTPWWMIYDSPDLFGLAGKGNIFTTLIVTLIVVAISYMIAVLIKKLLSKRSRYLIGW; from the coding sequence ATGGATGAAAAAATTACTCAGCCACAAGACAATACGCCTCCTCAAACTGTTAGTGCACCTAAAGATATAAAACCAAAGAAATTTTTAAACAGCATTAATCATTTTCGTGGCATCGCTATCATCTTTATTGTTATGGCGCACTGCTACCGCCCTGCCGGGTGGCAGATTGAAACTTTTGCCGACAAAGCTTGGTTTAATTTAATGATGAATGGCACGGTCTTTTTTGTGTTTATTTCAGGCTTTCTGTTTCACCATGTATTTTATAACCGCTGGGATTACAAAAAATACATGAAGAGCAAAACTAAGTTTGTTTTTCTGCCCTATTTACTGCTGTCGCTACCTTGGATTGTCTGGCATCTCACCGTTGGAACCGAGCCTGCATTACATGTTCTTTATGCCGATATAACAGCGCCTGCAGAGGCTGCCAGTTGGTATGTCATCACCGGCCGTACATTAACCGCCTACTGGTATATTCCAATGGGTATGATGCTTTTTGCCCTGTCACCGTGGGTAATGTACTTAATTAAAAAACAACACGTCATGTATTGGGCTGTTGCGCTGCTTGCTATTGCCGTGATGGTGCATCGGCCAATTTCCAACCTTAATGCTATTCAATCCTTGGTTTACTTTCTCCCGGTGTATTTGCTGGGGGTGTGGGGCTCAGCACATCGCGATAAGCTGTTCCCATTTATTGATAAGTACTGGATCCCTATGTTTATTTCAGCCATTGCATTGGCATTGATTCAAGCACAATTTTTTGGTGCTGGCGTGCTTAATAAAGCGCCATTTGAAATGACGGTGCCAGACCTGATGCTACCGCAAAAACTGTTACTGACATTGGTGATCTTGGCCATTTTGAACAAGTTTGAACATATTTCAATCGCGCCACTGCAAAAGTTAGCGGAGGTGAGTTTTGCCATTTACTTTATCCACCCGTGGCTTACTACGCCTTGGTGGATGATCTACGATAGCCCAGATTTATTCGGCCTCGCAGGTAAAGGCAACATCTTCACTACGTTAATTGTCACGCTCATAGTGGTCGCCATCTCGTATATGATCGCCGTGTTAATCAAAAAATTATTAAGTAAACGCAGCCGATACCTTATTGGTTGGTAA
- the ribD gene encoding bifunctional diaminohydroxyphosphoribosylaminopyrimidine deaminase/5-amino-6-(5-phosphoribosylamino)uracil reductase RibD, with protein MWSTEDNQMMSLAIELAQKGLYTTRPNPCVGSVLVKDGVIVGEGYHIRAGGPHAEVYALNMAGDDAIGATAYVTLEPCSHYGRTPPCAKALIESKVSRVVIAVTDPNPQVSGRGITMLRDAGIQVDVGLLTDAAKQVNLGFLKRMEQGLPWVTVKLAASLDGKTALSNGESKWITGPEARRDVQRVRARHCALITGVETVLADNPSLNVRHSELGSLSNEIAPAELHQPMRVVLDSQARLGTDLKMFSINSPILLISTCDYPDKVKSAWPAHVSHQILSAKDKRVDLSALLVFLGKSCNSVLVEAGATLAGAFVSALLADEIILYQAMKILGAQGRDLLALPPFEAMSQIPSINVIDERKVGKDTRLTLRMSN; from the coding sequence ATGTGGTCAACTGAAGACAATCAAATGATGAGTCTTGCTATTGAATTAGCGCAAAAAGGACTCTATACCACCCGACCAAATCCTTGCGTTGGTAGTGTATTAGTTAAAGACGGCGTGATTGTGGGAGAAGGTTACCATATCCGTGCTGGTGGCCCCCATGCCGAAGTCTACGCACTTAACATGGCTGGTGATGATGCCATTGGTGCGACCGCGTACGTCACATTAGAACCGTGCAGCCATTATGGTCGAACTCCACCTTGTGCCAAGGCCTTGATCGAAAGCAAGGTTAGCCGCGTTGTTATTGCCGTTACGGACCCCAACCCACAAGTCTCTGGTCGTGGTATTACCATGCTCCGTGATGCAGGCATACAGGTTGACGTTGGTTTATTAACCGATGCAGCTAAACAGGTTAACCTCGGTTTTTTGAAGAGAATGGAGCAAGGGTTACCTTGGGTGACGGTAAAGCTTGCGGCGAGTCTTGATGGTAAAACGGCACTATCAAACGGTGAGTCTAAATGGATCACAGGGCCAGAAGCTCGCAGAGATGTGCAGCGGGTACGTGCAAGACATTGTGCACTCATTACTGGCGTTGAAACGGTTTTGGCCGATAACCCGAGTCTAAATGTACGACATAGTGAACTGGGTTCTTTATCAAATGAGATCGCGCCAGCAGAACTACATCAACCGATGCGTGTAGTATTAGACAGCCAAGCACGGCTAGGTACTGACCTTAAGATGTTTAGTATCAACAGCCCGATTTTACTAATTAGCACTTGTGACTACCCTGATAAGGTGAAGTCGGCATGGCCGGCCCATGTTAGTCACCAAATATTATCCGCCAAAGATAAGCGGGTAGACCTTAGTGCCTTGCTGGTATTTCTCGGTAAAAGCTGTAACTCGGTGTTAGTTGAGGCCGGTGCAACACTCGCTGGTGCATTTGTTAGCGCGCTATTAGCGGATGAAATTATTTTATACCAAGCAATGAAAATACTCGGTGCTCAGGGGCGAGACTTACTTGCTTTGCCTCCATTTGAGGCGATGTCCCAAATACCCAGTATTAATGTAATAGATGAACGAAAAGTGGGTAAAGATACTCGCTTGACGTTAAGAATGAGTAATTAA
- a CDS encoding shewanella-like protein phosphatase, producing MNKIYCLALLGLTLQGPLARADAATEFDGPYVITPISGQSTAYWICDNKLKTTSIDKLQVNRPEHCGDLPEAKISSEIKQLMPDTYVGIKKVVALSDVHGQYDVLITLLKKQKIIDSEGNWAFGEGHMVMTGDIFDRGHQVNEVLWFMYQLDQQARDAGGMVHLLMGNHEQMVLGGDLRYVHQRYDIAATLINRPYNKLYGADTEIGQWLRSKNTIIKINDVLYMHGGISSEWISRELTLAKANALYRANVDASKKSLKADDLLNFLFFGNGPTWYRGYFSETFTEAELDAILQHFNVSHIVVGHTSQERVLGLFNNKVIAVDSSIKVGKSGELLLLENNQLIRGLYDGTRETLQANSRNQ from the coding sequence ATGAATAAAATTTATTGCCTTGCATTACTGGGTCTGACATTGCAGGGCCCACTAGCACGCGCCGATGCAGCAACTGAGTTTGATGGCCCTTACGTGATAACCCCGATATCTGGCCAAAGCACGGCTTACTGGATCTGTGACAATAAACTCAAAACGACCTCGATAGACAAGCTGCAAGTGAATCGACCAGAGCATTGCGGGGATTTACCCGAGGCTAAGATCTCAAGCGAGATTAAGCAGCTCATGCCTGACACTTACGTAGGTATTAAAAAGGTGGTCGCGTTAAGTGATGTACACGGCCAGTATGACGTGCTGATTACTCTGCTTAAAAAGCAAAAGATTATTGATAGTGAGGGAAATTGGGCCTTCGGCGAGGGGCATATGGTGATGACGGGGGATATTTTTGACCGCGGCCATCAAGTCAATGAAGTGCTGTGGTTTATGTATCAGCTCGACCAACAAGCTAGAGATGCTGGCGGCATGGTACATCTATTAATGGGCAATCATGAACAGATGGTACTCGGCGGTGACTTGCGCTATGTACACCAGCGTTATGATATAGCCGCAACCCTCATTAATCGCCCCTATAACAAGCTCTACGGCGCAGATACTGAAATAGGTCAGTGGTTAAGAAGTAAAAACACCATTATCAAGATCAACGATGTGCTGTATATGCATGGTGGGATCAGCAGTGAATGGATCAGTCGAGAGCTAACCTTAGCCAAAGCGAATGCCCTGTATCGTGCTAATGTGGATGCGTCGAAAAAATCACTAAAGGCAGATGACTTACTCAATTTCCTTTTTTTTGGAAACGGGCCAACTTGGTATCGAGGCTACTTTTCAGAAACATTTACCGAAGCTGAACTGGATGCCATTTTGCAACACTTTAATGTTAGTCATATCGTGGTCGGACACACCTCCCAAGAACGGGTCTTAGGTCTATTTAACAACAAGGTGATTGCCGTTGATAGCAGCATAAAAGTCGGTAAATCAGGTGAACTGCTATTACTGGAAAATAACCAGCTTATACGCGGGTTATATGACGGAACACGTGAAACACTGCAGGCAAATAGCCGTAATCAATAA
- a CDS encoding riboflavin synthase: MFTGIIESVGHLRKVERRGDDIRLTVASAKLDLSDVKLGDSIATNGVCLTVVERLADGYVADISAETVSLTGFAHYAVGTSVNLEKAVTPTTRLGGHMVSGHVDGMARVDDRQVRGQAIEFWLSPPVELGRYIAHKGSITIDGVSLTVNEVQGHRFRLTIVPHTAGETTLINLKAGDSVNIEVDLIARHLERLMNYSSEHEKQQPKSEVTMELLARSGFLR; encoded by the coding sequence ATGTTTACCGGAATTATTGAATCTGTAGGTCATTTACGAAAAGTTGAACGTCGTGGCGATGATATTAGATTAACAGTTGCAAGCGCTAAGCTTGATTTGTCGGACGTTAAGCTCGGTGACAGCATTGCCACCAATGGTGTGTGCCTTACTGTTGTAGAGCGGCTAGCAGATGGTTATGTTGCGGACATTTCAGCCGAGACAGTCAGCCTTACCGGGTTTGCACATTACGCTGTCGGCACCTCGGTTAACTTAGAGAAAGCCGTGACGCCAACAACACGCTTGGGTGGCCATATGGTCAGTGGTCATGTAGATGGCATGGCGCGTGTAGATGACCGTCAAGTTCGCGGTCAGGCAATTGAATTTTGGTTATCACCTCCCGTAGAGCTGGGTCGCTATATCGCCCATAAAGGGTCTATTACTATTGATGGTGTGAGTTTAACGGTTAATGAAGTGCAAGGGCATCGATTTAGACTGACCATAGTGCCGCATACAGCAGGTGAGACTACCTTAATAAATTTGAAGGCTGGTGATAGCGTTAATATTGAAGTTGACCTCATTGCTCGCCACTTAGAAAGATTGATGAACTATTCATCAGAGCATGAAAAACAGCAACCTAAGTCCGAAGTTACTATGGAACTGTTAGCTCGCTCAG
- the nrdR gene encoding transcriptional regulator NrdR, producing the protein MHCPFCSATDTKVIDSRLVADGHQVRRRRECVQCHERYTTFEGAELVMPRVVKQDGSRQPFDEDKLRGGMLRAVEKRPVSMDQIEQSLTKIKSMLRATGEREVKSEMIGNLMMDQLVNLDKVAYIRFASVYRAFEDVSEFGDAIANLQK; encoded by the coding sequence ATGCATTGTCCATTTTGCAGCGCAACAGACACTAAAGTGATTGATTCGCGACTTGTCGCAGATGGCCATCAGGTACGTCGTCGTCGAGAGTGTGTGCAATGCCATGAGCGCTATACTACATTTGAAGGTGCTGAACTGGTGATGCCTCGTGTGGTTAAACAAGACGGTAGTCGTCAACCTTTCGATGAAGATAAACTGCGTGGTGGCATGCTTCGAGCGGTAGAGAAAAGACCGGTATCGATGGACCAAATCGAGCAGTCCTTAACTAAGATTAAGTCGATGCTGCGAGCGACAGGTGAGCGTGAAGTTAAATCAGAGATGATAGGTAACTTGATGATGGACCAATTGGTCAACTTAGACAAAGTGGCTTATATACGCTTTGCCTCCGTTTACCGCGCGTTTGAAGACGTGTCGGAGTTCGGCGACGCTATCGCGAACTTACAGAAGTAG
- the glyA gene encoding serine hydroxymethyltransferase → MLKKDMNIADYDPQLFAAIEDETRRQEEHIELIASENYTSPRVFEAQGSQLTNKYAEGYPGKRYYGGCEHVDIVEELAISRAKELFGATYANVQPHSGSQANAAVFMALLQGGDTVLGMSLAHGGHLTHGSHVSFSGKLYNAVQYGIDESTGKIDYAEVERLAVEHNPKMIIAGFSAYSGIVDWGKFREIADKVGAYLFVDMAHVAGLVAAGIYPNPLPHAHVVTTTTHKTLAGPRGGLILSAIDDEAIYKKLNSAVFPGGQGGPLMHVIAAKAVAFKEALEPEFTTYQEQVVVNAKAMARTFIERGYDVVSGGTDNHLFLLDLISKDITGKEADAALGNANITVNKNSVPNDPRSPFVTSGLRIGSPAITRRGFGEEESVQLTHWMCDVLDDITDLAVSERVKAQVLELCAKFPVYG, encoded by the coding sequence ATGCTGAAAAAAGACATGAATATCGCGGATTACGATCCACAATTGTTTGCAGCGATTGAAGATGAAACTCGCCGTCAAGAAGAGCACATCGAACTTATTGCTTCAGAAAACTATACGAGCCCACGCGTTTTTGAAGCTCAAGGTTCTCAGCTTACTAACAAGTATGCCGAAGGTTACCCTGGTAAGCGTTACTATGGTGGCTGTGAGCATGTTGATATTGTTGAAGAACTCGCAATATCTCGTGCTAAAGAGTTGTTCGGTGCAACGTATGCTAACGTTCAGCCGCATTCTGGTTCACAAGCTAACGCAGCCGTATTTATGGCCCTTCTTCAAGGTGGTGACACGGTTCTAGGTATGAGTCTTGCTCACGGTGGTCATTTGACTCACGGCTCACATGTCAGCTTCTCTGGTAAGCTCTATAATGCGGTTCAGTACGGCATTGACGAGTCAACGGGCAAGATTGATTACGCTGAAGTTGAGCGTCTAGCGGTTGAACATAATCCTAAGATGATTATTGCGGGTTTCAGTGCATACTCTGGCATTGTTGATTGGGGCAAGTTCCGCGAAATCGCCGATAAAGTAGGTGCTTACCTATTTGTTGATATGGCGCACGTTGCAGGTCTTGTTGCTGCGGGTATCTATCCAAACCCACTTCCACACGCACATGTTGTGACAACGACAACGCATAAGACGTTAGCGGGCCCTCGTGGTGGTTTGATCCTTTCTGCTATCGATGATGAAGCTATTTATAAAAAGCTAAACTCAGCCGTCTTCCCTGGTGGTCAAGGCGGTCCTTTGATGCATGTTATCGCTGCTAAAGCGGTTGCATTCAAAGAAGCGCTCGAGCCAGAGTTCACGACATACCAAGAGCAAGTTGTGGTAAACGCAAAAGCAATGGCTCGCACGTTTATTGAACGTGGCTATGATGTTGTTTCTGGCGGTACTGATAACCACCTGTTCTTGCTTGATTTGATCAGCAAGGATATTACCGGTAAAGAAGCTGATGCAGCGCTCGGTAATGCCAACATTACTGTCAACAAAAACTCAGTACCTAATGACCCGCGCTCACCATTTGTGACATCTGGTCTGCGTATTGGCTCACCTGCGATTACTCGACGTGGTTTTGGTGAAGAAGAGTCTGTGCAGCTGACTCACTGGATGTGTGATGTACTTGATGATATTACAGATCTTGCTGTTAGCGAGCGTGTAAAAGCACAGGTTCTTGAATTGTGCGCTAAGTTCCCTGTTTACGGTTAA